A single Candidatus Thermoplasmatota archaeon DNA region contains:
- a CDS encoding N-acetyltransferase: MPVTIHKTAEVSTQAEIGDDTSIWNEVQVREGARIGKNCRIGKCAYIGKDVVLGDGCKIQNRATLYEGVTLGDYVFVGPHVTFTNDLYPRASADDFELVPTLVEDHASIGAGSVVLCGITIGRYAMIGAGSVVTKSVPQHALVKGNPAEVVGRVCECGHKLGEDNTCSTCGKRIDLEV, translated from the coding sequence ATGCCTGTGACGATCCACAAAACCGCTGAGGTCTCCACTCAGGCCGAGATAGGAGATGACACGTCGATCTGGAATGAGGTCCAAGTGCGGGAGGGCGCGAGGATCGGGAAGAACTGCAGGATAGGGAAGTGCGCCTACATCGGAAAGGACGTGGTTCTCGGCGACGGCTGCAAGATACAGAACAGGGCGACCCTCTATGAGGGTGTGACCTTGGGCGACTACGTCTTCGTGGGTCCGCATGTGACGTTCACGAACGACCTCTACCCCCGCGCTTCGGCGGATGATTTCGAGTTGGTCCCCACGCTGGTGGAGGACCACGCCTCCATCGGTGCTGGCTCGGTTGTGCTCTGCGGAATAACGATTGGAAGATACGCCATGATCGGTGCGGGGAGCGTGGTCACGAAGAGCGTCCCGCAACATGCCTTGGTCAAGGGGAATCCCGCGGAGGTCGTGGGACGCGTCTGCGAGTGCGGACACAAGCTTGGGGAGGACAACACGTGCAGCACATGCGGGAAGAGAATCGACCTGGAGGTGTGA
- a CDS encoding DegT/DnrJ/EryC1/StrS family aminotransferase gives MGRTTRAAHAGRESTWRCEVLIPIARPFLSDEEIEAVTEVLRSGILARGPRVKEFEERFAECIGRKHAIATSSGTSALHISNLLMGISENSEVIIPPLTFFATASTVLFCGGRPVFADIDPETYTLDPRSAKRRVTSRTRAILPVDLYGQTADYDAIQRIADENDLKIVEDACQAHGAEFNGKMAGSFGDISSFSFYATKNITTGEGGIVLTDDDQIAERARLLREHGEETHYNHVLLGYNYRMMEISAAIGIVQLRKMDEIVRRRQENARMLTEELENVKGLETPITGKGRVHSFHQYIIRVNKKSPVSREKLMEHLQKKGVGSRPSYPIPLYEQPVLKSLRIAGQCPEAERLLPQLLELPVHPHVRAEDIQLIGKSVRECLRP, from the coding sequence TTGGGGAGGACAACACGTGCAGCACATGCGGGAAGAGAATCGACCTGGAGGTGTGAAGTCCTGATTCCGATAGCGCGTCCCTTTCTCTCGGACGAGGAGATCGAGGCGGTCACCGAGGTTCTGAGATCTGGAATCCTTGCCAGAGGTCCGAGAGTCAAGGAGTTCGAGGAACGATTCGCCGAGTGCATCGGACGAAAGCACGCGATAGCGACATCCTCCGGAACGTCTGCACTCCACATATCAAACCTGCTCATGGGGATATCGGAGAACTCTGAGGTGATAATCCCCCCGCTCACGTTCTTCGCAACGGCCTCAACCGTCCTGTTCTGCGGCGGGCGCCCCGTCTTCGCGGACATCGACCCAGAGACGTACACTCTCGACCCAAGGTCCGCTAAGAGGAGGGTCACGAGTAGGACCAGGGCCATACTGCCTGTCGACCTATACGGACAGACTGCTGATTACGACGCGATCCAAAGAATCGCGGATGAGAATGATCTCAAGATAGTCGAGGACGCCTGCCAGGCTCACGGCGCGGAGTTCAACGGAAAGATGGCGGGAAGCTTCGGGGACATATCCTCCTTCAGCTTCTATGCGACGAAGAACATAACGACGGGCGAGGGCGGAATCGTTCTCACGGACGACGACCAGATTGCCGAGAGGGCGAGGCTGCTCAGGGAGCATGGTGAGGAAACGCACTACAACCACGTCCTGCTGGGCTACAATTACCGAATGATGGAGATCTCGGCGGCCATCGGAATCGTTCAACTTCGAAAGATGGACGAGATAGTCAGAAGGCGTCAGGAGAACGCGAGGATGCTTACCGAGGAGCTCGAGAACGTCAAGGGATTGGAAACCCCGATAACAGGGAAGGGCAGGGTCCATTCCTTCCACCAGTACATTATCCGCGTCAACAAGAAATCGCCCGTGTCCAGGGAGAAACTGATGGAGCATCTCCAGAAGAAGGGAGTCGGTTCTCGGCCAAGCTATCCGATCCCCCTTTACGAGCAACCTGTCCTGAAGAGCCTGAGGATAGCGGGCCAATGCCCAGAGGCCGAGAGGTTGCTGCCACAGCTGCTCGAGTTGCCCGTGCATCCCCACGTCAGGGCAGAGGACATCCAACTAATCGGGAAATCTGTCAGGGAATGCCTCAGGCCGTGA
- a CDS encoding Gfo/Idh/MocA family oxidoreductase, which translates to MLRVGVIGVGSMGQNHARVFSEIADLVGVVDKDRETRRIAAERFNTESFENYEDLLKKGVDAVSIATPTALHYQVSKDAMEAGVHVLVEKPMCSTIEEAGKLVELAESTGLTLAVGHIERHNPVVDFAKKGIRDGRYGDVITISARRVSSLPTRIRDVGVILDLGIHDIDVMRYLLGSEVASVFASGGRIKHESFEDHANIMLSFENGTSGLVEVNWLTPMKVRRLSLTGLKNFVEIDYITQSIWISSSSLGRLDSFNLYRIPLEFDTRKITLEMREPLKNELTDFMDAIEKKRDPLISGRDGLGTLKAVMAAIESQKSGKRIDL; encoded by the coding sequence ATGCTCAGAGTGGGAGTCATCGGTGTGGGCTCAATGGGACAGAACCACGCCAGGGTATTCTCGGAGATTGCCGACCTCGTAGGGGTCGTTGACAAGGACCGCGAGACCCGTAGGATCGCCGCCGAGAGGTTCAACACGGAATCATTCGAGAACTACGAGGACCTGCTGAAGAAGGGAGTTGACGCCGTGTCCATCGCCACACCAACGGCCCTCCACTATCAGGTCTCCAAGGATGCGATGGAGGCGGGAGTTCATGTTCTTGTCGAGAAGCCGATGTGCTCGACCATCGAGGAAGCGGGGAAGCTCGTGGAACTGGCCGAGTCGACTGGACTCACCCTCGCCGTCGGCCACATAGAGAGGCACAACCCCGTGGTCGACTTCGCGAAGAAGGGCATCAGGGACGGAAGGTACGGCGATGTGATCACAATATCCGCGCGCCGCGTGAGCAGCCTTCCCACGAGGATCCGTGATGTCGGAGTCATACTCGATCTGGGAATCCACGACATAGACGTGATGAGATACCTGCTCGGAAGCGAGGTCGCGAGCGTCTTCGCCAGCGGTGGAAGGATAAAACACGAGAGCTTCGAGGACCATGCGAACATCATGCTCTCCTTCGAGAACGGCACGAGCGGCCTAGTGGAAGTGAACTGGCTAACGCCCATGAAGGTGAGGAGGCTCTCTCTTACTGGCCTGAAGAACTTCGTGGAAATCGACTACATAACGCAGTCCATCTGGATCTCCTCCTCAAGCCTTGGAAGGCTGGACTCGTTCAATCTGTACCGCATCCCGCTGGAGTTCGACACGAGGAAGATAACGCTGGAAATGCGCGAACCGCTGAAGAACGAGCTCACGGACTTCATGGATGCGATCGAGAAGAAACGGGATCCGCTTATCAGCGGCAGAGATGGGCTAGGGACTCTGAAAGCTGTCATGGCGGCAATCGAGTCGCAGAAGTCCGGAAAGAGGATAGACCTCTGA
- a CDS encoding nucleotide sugar dehydrogenase, producing MTKIAVVGLGYVGIPVACTFSKKGFDVVGIDINEAKIKMINDGICPIVGKEPGLKELFEEAHNNHGFRATNDFSKCQEADAILVSVDTPIDERTKIPGFKALKSALSSIGENLSKGTLVSVESTIAPGTTSKVVKTILEEKSGLKAGEDFCLAHCPERLKVGKLIHNLVKCNRIVGGINPESAEKARDLYAHISEGKLFVTDALTAEVVKTTENAYRDVEIAFANELALICEDLGISVFETQELVNTSPNRHMHEPGSGVGGHCLPKDSWLLLYGAGMDPEGSIISIARDINDMMPHHLFDLTKEAFRESGQDLQGSHVSVMGFAFIEDSDDARNTPALPVIEKLKESGARVTIHDPYVDSFEGIELTRDLDEALRDADAVVFVTRHEAYRNLTPDELKSKMKGRIVVDGRNIFHTSQLQAIGMIYKAIGK from the coding sequence ATGACCAAGATTGCCGTCGTTGGACTGGGCTACGTGGGCATCCCCGTTGCCTGCACGTTCTCCAAGAAGGGCTTCGATGTCGTCGGGATTGACATAAACGAGGCGAAAATCAAGATGATCAATGACGGCATCTGCCCCATAGTCGGGAAGGAGCCCGGTTTGAAAGAGCTATTCGAAGAGGCGCACAACAACCACGGCTTCAGGGCCACCAATGACTTCTCAAAGTGCCAGGAAGCCGACGCCATCCTTGTCTCGGTCGACACCCCGATAGACGAGAGGACCAAGATACCCGGGTTCAAGGCACTGAAATCTGCGCTGTCCAGCATCGGTGAGAACCTCTCCAAGGGAACGCTCGTCTCCGTGGAATCCACGATAGCTCCTGGGACGACGTCAAAGGTCGTCAAGACAATCCTGGAGGAGAAATCTGGCCTCAAGGCCGGCGAGGATTTTTGCCTCGCCCACTGTCCAGAGAGGCTCAAGGTCGGTAAGCTGATACACAACCTGGTAAAATGCAACAGAATCGTCGGAGGAATCAACCCCGAGAGCGCTGAAAAGGCAAGAGACCTCTATGCACACATTTCTGAGGGCAAGCTCTTTGTCACGGATGCCCTGACCGCCGAAGTCGTCAAGACGACCGAGAACGCCTACCGAGATGTCGAGATAGCGTTCGCGAACGAGCTCGCGCTCATCTGCGAGGATCTTGGGATTAGCGTTTTCGAGACGCAGGAGTTGGTCAACACATCACCCAACAGGCATATGCACGAGCCTGGGTCAGGTGTAGGCGGGCACTGCCTACCGAAGGATTCATGGCTTCTGCTGTACGGGGCGGGGATGGACCCCGAGGGAAGCATCATCTCTATTGCCAGGGATATCAACGATATGATGCCGCACCATCTGTTCGACCTCACCAAGGAGGCCTTTCGCGAGTCCGGGCAGGATCTTCAAGGCTCGCATGTCTCCGTCATGGGTTTCGCTTTCATCGAGGATTCGGACGATGCCAGAAACACGCCGGCTCTTCCCGTGATAGAGAAGCTGAAGGAAAGCGGGGCGAGGGTGACAATCCACGATCCCTATGTCGACAGCTTCGAGGGGATCGAACTGACGAGGGACCTGGATGAAGCCCTTCGCGACGCGGACGCCGTAGTCTTCGTGACGAGGCACGAGGCGTATCGAAACCTTACGCCCGACGAGCTGAAATCGAAGATGAAAGGAAGAATCGTCGTTGACGGCCGCAACATCTTCCACACGTCGCAACTCCAGGCCATTGGAATGATCTACAAGGCCATAGGCAAGTAG
- a CDS encoding HAD-IC family P-type ATPase, whose amino-acid sequence MPEPWWNLSHSETAKKLETGPEGLSNEESAQRLEQYGPNELVETARTSPLKIFLRQFLSLMVIILIIAAIISAVIGIMKEEGMEEIYDAIVITIIVILNAVFGFVQEYKAEKAILALKAMAAPRATVLRGGELTLIPARELVPGDLVSLKMGDVIPADCRIKEESNLRVNEASLTGESVPISKDSAPIPGDVIIGDRKNMVHTGTIVESGRAIAIAVATGMQTELGAIAGMVQTEPEKRVPLQEKLDRLGKQIAFGVLFACIAVFLVGSIRSADYVLMLLVAVSLAVAAIPEGLPAVVTISLALGLQRMAKRNALIRNLPAVEALGSATVICSDKTGTLTKGEMNIRRVYADGTTYTISGEGFEPAGKFHRDGEEIDPRRIPGLRELIVTGILCNDSSLKEEEGHYKVFGDTTEGTLIVLGMRADLDVRKVQEANPRRKDIPFTSERKLMTTVHTVDRESTAHAKGAPERILEKSSRALVRGEIVQMTDEMRGEILELNEQWASEAFRVLALAYRPLPSDLKEINENTVETDFIFLGMVAMMDLPRKDAIEAIAKSKKAGIRVVMITGDHKLTAEAVAKQMKIAEDDYSVVTGIELEKMSDEELENQVESIAVYARVSPEHKIRIVSALQERGHVVAMTGDGVNDAPALKRADIGIAMGISGTDVAKESADMVLTDDNFASIVKATEEGRGIYDNIRKFVAYLLSANVGEVLVMFMATLLFAEPELLPFLIPIQILWINLVTDGLPALALGVDPIPEDIMERKPRDPKESPINREMLFMIISVGVIMLVGTLGIFQLYTYLGHEVREARTVAFTTLVMFQLFFVFSVRSPRQPLSLRSFLSNPKLVLAVLVSAILQLIVVYLPPLHSVFDTASLGILEWVMILLVSSSVIFIIEGYKVIRSRMLDNVASR is encoded by the coding sequence ATGCCTGAGCCATGGTGGAACCTGTCGCATTCTGAGACTGCCAAGAAGCTTGAGACTGGTCCCGAGGGGCTTTCGAACGAGGAATCGGCGCAGCGACTCGAGCAATATGGACCCAACGAGCTGGTCGAGACCGCACGGACATCACCACTCAAGATATTCCTGAGGCAATTCCTGAGCCTCATGGTCATCATTCTCATAATCGCCGCAATCATTTCAGCCGTCATCGGAATAATGAAAGAGGAAGGGATGGAGGAGATATATGACGCCATCGTCATAACGATTATCGTCATCCTGAACGCTGTCTTCGGATTCGTTCAGGAGTACAAGGCCGAGAAGGCAATTCTCGCGCTCAAGGCAATGGCGGCTCCGCGAGCTACGGTTCTGCGCGGCGGTGAATTAACCCTCATCCCGGCCCGCGAACTCGTTCCTGGTGACTTAGTATCCCTCAAGATGGGGGACGTAATCCCGGCCGATTGTCGGATCAAGGAGGAATCGAATCTCAGAGTGAATGAGGCTTCTCTGACAGGCGAGTCTGTTCCAATCTCCAAGGACTCGGCACCCATTCCAGGGGATGTCATTATCGGTGACAGGAAGAACATGGTGCACACTGGGACCATCGTGGAGAGCGGAAGGGCGATTGCCATCGCTGTTGCCACTGGGATGCAGACAGAGCTCGGCGCCATTGCGGGAATGGTCCAGACCGAGCCCGAGAAGAGGGTCCCGCTCCAGGAAAAACTCGACAGGCTGGGGAAGCAGATTGCCTTTGGCGTTCTGTTTGCATGCATCGCGGTCTTCTTGGTGGGCTCGATCAGGAGTGCTGATTATGTGCTGATGTTGCTCGTGGCCGTCAGCCTCGCAGTCGCGGCCATCCCGGAGGGTCTACCGGCCGTGGTAACGATTAGTCTTGCGCTGGGACTTCAGAGGATGGCGAAGCGCAACGCACTCATCAGGAATCTGCCAGCGGTCGAGGCCCTCGGGAGTGCCACAGTCATCTGTTCAGACAAGACGGGAACCCTGACGAAAGGCGAGATGAACATTAGACGCGTCTATGCGGACGGGACAACGTATACAATCTCCGGTGAAGGGTTCGAACCTGCTGGTAAGTTCCACAGGGACGGCGAGGAGATTGACCCGAGACGGATTCCAGGGTTAAGGGAACTGATAGTCACTGGAATCCTGTGCAACGATTCTTCTTTGAAGGAAGAAGAGGGTCACTACAAGGTTTTCGGGGACACTACAGAAGGGACTCTCATTGTCCTTGGCATGAGGGCCGACCTCGATGTGAGGAAGGTGCAGGAGGCGAATCCGAGAAGGAAGGACATACCCTTCACCTCGGAAAGAAAACTCATGACGACTGTTCATACAGTGGACCGAGAGAGTACCGCACATGCGAAAGGAGCTCCTGAGAGGATCCTCGAGAAGTCCTCGAGAGCTCTCGTTCGCGGGGAAATCGTCCAGATGACGGATGAGATGAGAGGCGAGATTCTTGAGCTCAATGAGCAATGGGCCTCAGAAGCGTTCAGAGTCTTGGCCCTCGCCTACAGACCGCTCCCTTCAGACCTCAAGGAGATTAACGAGAATACTGTGGAAACCGATTTCATATTCTTGGGCATGGTCGCGATGATGGACCTGCCAAGGAAGGATGCGATAGAAGCCATAGCCAAGAGCAAGAAGGCCGGGATCAGAGTCGTGATGATCACCGGAGACCACAAGCTCACTGCTGAGGCGGTTGCGAAGCAGATGAAAATCGCAGAGGACGACTATTCAGTTGTCACGGGAATCGAACTTGAGAAGATGTCCGATGAGGAACTCGAGAATCAAGTCGAGTCGATAGCGGTCTATGCCAGGGTCTCTCCTGAGCACAAGATCAGGATAGTCTCCGCTCTCCAGGAGAGAGGACACGTCGTTGCGATGACAGGGGATGGCGTGAACGACGCGCCTGCCTTGAAAAGGGCGGACATCGGAATCGCCATGGGAATAAGTGGGACGGACGTGGCCAAGGAATCAGCTGACATGGTCCTGACCGATGACAACTTCGCGTCCATAGTGAAGGCAACTGAGGAAGGAAGAGGGATATACGACAACATAAGGAAGTTCGTCGCCTATCTTCTGTCCGCTAATGTCGGCGAAGTCCTTGTGATGTTCATGGCGACTCTGCTATTCGCAGAACCCGAACTACTTCCGTTCCTCATTCCCATCCAGATACTGTGGATAAACCTCGTTACGGATGGCCTGCCCGCCCTCGCGTTGGGAGTTGACCCAATCCCAGAGGACATTATGGAGAGAAAGCCGAGGGATCCAAAGGAGAGCCCGATCAACCGTGAGATGCTCTTCATGATAATCTCGGTGGGGGTCATCATGCTTGTCGGGACGCTTGGGATTTTCCAGCTTTACACGTATCTGGGTCATGAAGTGAGGGAGGCCAGGACGGTCGCCTTCACGACGCTGGTGATGTTTCAGCTCTTCTTTGTGTTCTCGGTGAGGTCACCCAGACAGCCCCTGAGTCTGAGGAGCTTTCTGTCGAACCCCAAACTGGTCCTCGCCGTGCTTGTCTCTGCGATCCTGCAACTCATCGTCGTGTACCTACCTCCGCTGCATTCCGTCTTCGATACCGCCTCGCTCGGGATCCTGGAATGGGTTATGATATTGCTCGTCAGCAGTAGCGTTATATTCATCATAGAGGGATATAAGGTCATAAGGTCCAGAATGCTGGACAACGTGGCGTCCAGATGA
- a CDS encoding UPF0147 family protein, which yields MDAEGRLRQIMGALDQLAEDTSVPRNIRRGATEAKDRLLRRDEALDVRVAGANFILDELANDPNIPLHGRTLIWNIMSQLETVK from the coding sequence GTGGATGCGGAAGGGAGATTGAGGCAGATTATGGGCGCTCTCGACCAACTCGCAGAGGACACTTCCGTTCCCCGGAACATAAGAAGAGGGGCAACTGAAGCCAAGGATAGACTTCTTCGTAGGGATGAGGCACTGGACGTGAGAGTCGCGGGAGCCAACTTCATACTCGACGAGCTTGCGAACGATCCGAACATACCTCTGCACGGCAGGACGCTCATATGGAACATCATGAGCCAGCTGGAGACGGTCAAGTAG